The Paenibacillus mucilaginosus 3016 genome includes the window CGACGGTCTGATGGTAGCGCGCGGCGACCTCGGCGTAGAGATCCCGGCGGAAGACGTGCCTATCGTGCAGAAGGCGATGATCAAGAAGTGTAACCAGGCAGGCAAGCCGGTCATCACGGCAACGATGATGCTCGACTCCATGCAGCGCAACCCGCGTCCGACCCGTGCGGAAGCGAGTGACGTGGCGAACGCGATCTTCGACGGCACCGATGCGGTGATGCTGTCCGGTGAGACGGCTGCAGGTAAGTATCCGGTGGAGTCCGTGCAGACGATGGCCCGCATCGCCGAGCGCGCTGAAGCGGCTCTCGAGCACCGCGAAATCTTCATCCGCCAGAGCAACGCCCAGCAGACAACCGTAACCGAAGCGATCTCCCAGGCTGTGGCGAACTCCGCTCTGGATCTGGACGCAAAGGCGATCCTCACGGCTACCGAGAGCGGCTATACGGCACGCATGGTGTCCAAGTACCGCCCGAAGGCGCCGATCATTGCCGTTACGCCGGATGAGAGAGTACTGCGCCGCCTGTCCCTGGTATGGGGCGTTGTGCCGATCAAGGGCGAAATGTGCACCTCCACCGACCAGCTGTTCGAGCATGCGGTGGATACAAGCCTCAAAGCAGGCCTTGTTTCCCTTGGCGATCTCGTGGTGATTACGGCCGGCGTGCCTGTAGGACGCTCCGGAACGACGAACCTCATCAAGGTTCACCAGATCGGCGAGATGATCGCGAAGGGCCAAGGGATCGGTACGCAGATCGCTACGGGCAAAGTAGTTACTGCGCGTTCGGCTGAAGAAGCGGTAGCGAAGACTTCGGAAGGCTGCATTCTCGTTACGGTGACGACGGACAAGGACTATATGCCTGCATTCGAGAAGGCCGCAGCGGTCATCACCGAAACCGGCGGCATTACGTCCCACGCGGCGGTCGTCGGTATCTCCCTGGGCAAGCCGGTCATTGTCGGTGTGGAGAAGGCGCTTGAGATTCTCAAAGACGATGCGGAAGTGACCCTGTATCCGGAAGTCGGCGTGATCTATTCCGGCCGCGCCCGCGTCCTGTAAGGTTCCATAGCCTCACCCATAAGCGAAACTGAATTTACGGTTTCGCTTTTCTTTTTTTATTGGGATGTATTGTAAAGATAGTGTAAATAAGGGACTGGAGTCTCAGCGGGTTTTGCGGAATCCCGGTTTCTTCTATTAAAATAAAGTAAAGGCTCG containing:
- the pyk gene encoding pyruvate kinase, with amino-acid sequence MRKTKIVCTIGPVSESLEMFKKLINAGMNVARLNFSHGDFEEHGNRIKNVRQACQELGKSVAILLDTKGPEIRTGKLKDDQKVELVQDNLITLTTEEIVGDAERVYITYKDLYKDVRVGSTILIDDGLIGLTVEDIRGTDIVCRIKNGGLLGGKKGVNVPGVKINLPGITEKDANDIIFGIQQGVDFIAASFVRKASDVIEIREILERHNANHIQIISKIENQEGVENLDEILEVSDGLMVARGDLGVEIPAEDVPIVQKAMIKKCNQAGKPVITATMMLDSMQRNPRPTRAEASDVANAIFDGTDAVMLSGETAAGKYPVESVQTMARIAERAEAALEHREIFIRQSNAQQTTVTEAISQAVANSALDLDAKAILTATESGYTARMVSKYRPKAPIIAVTPDERVLRRLSLVWGVVPIKGEMCTSTDQLFEHAVDTSLKAGLVSLGDLVVITAGVPVGRSGTTNLIKVHQIGEMIAKGQGIGTQIATGKVVTARSAEEAVAKTSEGCILVTVTTDKDYMPAFEKAAAVITETGGITSHAAVVGISLGKPVIVGVEKALEILKDDAEVTLYPEVGVIYSGRARVL